CTGTTTGCCATGACGTCCAGTGTCCACCTATGACATACGTGCTAGTTTCCCAGACTCAGATTAAGCCTCGTCCTAGACTAAACACAATGTCCAATGGTGATTCATGGCTGTCTCAGAGTCCAGACAAGACTTCATGCATGCATTACAGGACCACAAAGCCAAGTGACGCGTGTTTGAGTGACATGCAGATGGAGGAGGCTCTGCTactggaagaggaggaagaccTGAAACGGCAGTGTGAACAACTGaagatgattttaaaaagggctTCGAAGAGCAAAAAGAAAGGTTATTGTAgttaacattaaaatacattataatattatatacagcctattgtgtgtgtgtgtgtgtgtgtgtgtgtgcgtgtatatatatatatatatatatatatatatatatgtgtgtatatgtatgtatatatgtgtatatatgtatgtatatatgtatatgtatatatgtatatgtatgtatgtaatatatatatatatatatatatatatatatgtgtgtgtgtgtatatatgtgtatatatgtatatatgtgtgtatatatgtgtatatatgtatatatgtatgtatatatgtatgtgtatatatgtatatatgtatgtatatgtatatatgtatatgtatgtatataatatatatatatatatatatatatatatgtgtgtatatatgtgtgtatatgtatgtatatatgtgtatatatgtatatatgtatgtatatatgtatatgtatatatgtatatgtatgtatataatatatatatatatatatatatatatatatgtgtgtatatatgtgtatatatgtatatatgtatgtatatatgtatgtgtatatatgtatatgtatgtatataatatatatatatatatatatatatatatatatatatatatatatatatatatatatatatatatttgtgtgtatatatatatatgtatatatagtgacAATTTTAACATGCATCCCTCCTCATCCACAGGACAGGATCCACTGAACGACAGAGAGACAAGTAAAGACTCCAGTCAAAATGTGACAGCTGTAAAACCAGGGAGAAAAAGagtaacatgtaaataaaaacctGTTTAACACATTTTGTGTTCCATTGGACAGTgatattaatctttttttcaatAAACTGGAAATTTGAAATCAAATACAGATCTCTGATGCTTTGACATAATGTGCAGTAAAGATATGTTAGAGTTTAGGCCTATATAAATACACTCTCCAGTTTCCAAAACttgtatgtattatgtatttatacttATCCAACACGTTAGCTCTAAGAGGGTTTGGATACAAAGGAATTACTAAATTATAAAGTAATTCCTCGAAAATGTtcggtgttgtttttttgtttgttttttttaatctccagTACCAGCGGGTGGCAGTAAAGCACCATCATCTTGACTGCTAAACACTTTTAATGTAAAGAAGAAGAGACCGCGGTCCGGTATGTGTTGCTTTAATGTGTTGTGTAGGTTAGCTGTATATAAACGTCTGTCCTGTACGAGTGATCTATCGTTAGATAGAAAACCtcattgtgcatgcatgtattgtGAAACCTAACGGTACGTGGTAACGTTGGCTGACTGACGTATTTCTACAGCCAACTAACTAAGCACATGGCTCAACATTATTCTCCAGCGAACGAACACAAAGCTCTGAGTTTCGTGTCTGGAGTGGCCTAATTCTAAGTTTAGTTAGCCAAGTAGCTAGCTGCAAAGCTCTGCGACCTCAGAGTAGacataaatgcaattaaactAGCTAGTTACAAACTAAGCATATAACTTGTGCTAGAGCTACATTGGCTATGTCATTGAAAGGTTTGGGTAATGTTGCGGTTGCTCGCTGCGCTGATGTGACATCCTGGTGTTTTCCTTCCCTTAGTTAATGGAGCTCTGATCGTGATGGCAACCCAGCGATCTCTTTTTGACCTGGCATCAGATCTGAAGCTCACTGATGGACTCAGGGAGATTATAAATCCCCCACGCCATGGGGAAACCTTGTCCACCCCAGAACCCTCTGCcctggagggtgtgtgggttcTACTATTTTCATGGCTTACTCCATACAACATAATGTTCCAGCTTTAACTGATAGTTACATCATTAGAGTAATTACATCATTTGTTAAATTCATTGTAGTGTTTAAGGAAATCTTCAAATTGTAGGATTTCCTGGTGAGAGGAGCGTGTGCAGCAGATTGAAGGGTGCGGCCTCTCAGGGAGACGCGTCTCACTCGATGCTTTGCTCAGCATGCCAGTGTGCTTTAGTGGGTCGTGAAGAGCAGGTAAACTCCAGTAAATCCACCTCAGATGTGTTTGTGACACTGGTCGACCTTCCAGGTATCTATCATGTCTGGACAATTAACTTCAGACAAGTTGCTTTTGATGGTGTTTAGTTTACTCTTTAAGCAGTCTAGAACTTTCTTTCAAATGGCAAAGAGTTTCACTAACCCAGAGTTTCAGATTAACTCAGAAACAGTTTAAATAGCTAATTTTGGATAGGGCTGAACGATTTGGGAAAATTATctaattgtgatttttttttttttattgacttaAATTCCAAGTCTGTATTAGTGGTTCAGATATCTAATATAATCATAAACTTGTTCCTACATGAAAAGATCCTCACGATTCTCAGAAGAAATGcagttttcacttttatttttaaatgtttaaagccTACAATGAATAACCATTTATCTTATTTATCTTATCAGTTAAGCTTAAGAGGAACATCAATAATCAACTTAACAGTAacatcaaaaatgtgttttttcagaCAGTAAACAGTCACTGTTTACAAATATCATCTTGCATGTGTGACTGGCCAGTTAATATAGAAAGTTATAGATAACATAGTAACAGTTCTAGATCACTGTACAATATTAAAAACGTATCATTACaggaaaattatattgtttacATGTATGTCTAGTCAGAAACCGATGTTCACTAGCGCTCAAATTTAATTTGAAGAAAATGCATATTTGATCATTAATTGTAACTGGTAATGTTACTCATGTAGATTGCTTTATCCTGCACAGTTAAACCCTAACCATCTATTTACCTTCCTCACTCCATCTCCGTCAACATTCCTCTTTAATGGCAGGGGTTTTCTCTTGCCTAATATACTTAAGACACGAATCGGCAGATTAAGTGTGATGCAGCTATGTCAAGCAGGTCCTGGGTGACAGGACCTCTGTTTTCCTGGAGGTATCCAGTCACACTGGATTTGATGCACTTTGTGAGGTCTGTGTCCTCTGGATTCTCTGCAAGTGTTTTTGACTTTAAGAGGTGGAGCACTGGTTTCAGATATGAGTTGCTGACATTCGTCTCCTGAAAAGTACATCAGTAAGTTCTTGAGGAGGGCGCAGTGCCTTCTGAATTGACTATAGCACCGTTGTGTTTTGCCAGGTGAACACTAAGTGGCGTGTTTTCCTGTCAGTGGACAGCACATGAGTCAGGCCCCATTAATTCATCATCTCTGGTCCCCCACCTTGTGAAACACTGTAATGAGTGAATGTTCAGGAAGTCTTTCTGAGCTGCGctcaacacatttctttcttccaGCTGTCAAAGAAATGGCCAACCAACTTCTTACAAACACCCGGTGCTCCGTCCACAGTGACATCTTTATGTGCAGTTTATGAAATGAAGTATTTAAGGAAAAACTAATTGGTCTGCTTTATTTATTGCAAGCAGTGTTAGAATGTAATCACtaaaaaaatgtccaaaaagtGTAATCTAATCTGATTACTTTTGTACTATTTCTGACTGAACTACTCATCTAAATTATTTGGTTTCTTCAATTCTTAATGGTCTGAACATAACAGTTCTATGTATCCCTATGTCGTCTTTCTCTCTAAACCACATCTAACTATCAAGGTAACAGATTTGATAGTTTTGGGCTCTAACTGAAGTGAGcaagattgattgattgattgacgtTGTCTAATCAAAAAATGTAATCCACgataaaataactgaataactCACCTTCGTTTATTGAGCACATTGACATTATTTCTGTAATATGACATAATCCAGACTACATAGATTGTTACTGCAAAAAAATTAGTATAATCAGAATATGATGATTTCTCCCGTTGTCTCATGTATGGAAAGTACGATGTCTGTAGGCAAGGACAAGTAAAGGCTTTGGTAAGGGTCGGTTGTTCGTCTAGACCACATGTCTTGGCTCAGTTTCAACTTTGTTTTCACCCATAGCACAGAGTTATGGTTTAGCGACTTGGCTAAAGTATGTGGCAATCGGTATCTTTGACCGAGTGTGCAGAGAAGGTTTCTGAGACCATCTTTAGACACTAAATCGGCACCATGGCTTTAGCTTTGTACTTCCCAGTAGTGTCTGTTATGCTTGAGTTTGCTTGGCTGTTACGTTAGGAAATTGTGACTGAGGTGGTGGTTCACCTGGACCTGTTAGACATGCACTCATCATGGAGATGTCTGTGGTGCTTCTTCATATGTTGAGAGGTTAACACCAATGCCTGACATGTCTTGCACAGTATCTTTTTTTCGAATGTCAAATTTCCTAAAAACCAaaatactcccacacacatggtgtgctgtttttctctggtAGCAACTGCATTGGAGTTTGGTTCTCACTTGTTCAGATGAAGTGATCATCTTTTCTCTGACATGTAATGCCAAGCTCCTTGTTAATGGTTGTGCTTGACATGCACCATATACGTGATTGGTGGCTTCTGATTGGTCTTGCGTTCACGTTTAGTGGATGGATTTTTCCCTTGTAAAACTTGCAGGCTATTGGCTAATTCAAATCGCAGCTTCTGCGATTTTAAAACTGTGTGCATTCAAATCGAGATTTCGATTTAATCGTTCAATTCTAACTCTGGAGTAACATATGAGTGAGTGTATCAGTAGTTTCCTGTACATCATCTTTGGTATTTGGTCTGTTCCCTACAGTTTAAGTGCATGTGCTGTCATTGTTCACACAGATGGAACACTACAAACTAGACTGGCACCGTTTCAATCTGAAACAGCGTCTGGCTGGACGACCACCGTTCACAGTGGAGGAgtttgagaaaaaaacaggtgCAGGTGCGGtagtttcttctttctttcttctttcaatCAAGCAGGTCTGCTGGAGGGGTATTGCACCACTGCAGGTCTGCTTTTTCCAGCAGTGGTGCATCAGCAGGTCTTCTGTGAAGCTCTGGCTCTTTCCtatctgattttgtgtgtgtgtgtaaacaggtGACATGTCCAGTATTTCAGGATCAGACTCTGAGGATGATGAATCAGACAGTCCTGAAGGTGAGGAGGTGACCTGtgaagggagagacagcagccGGTTGTCCAGCAGGGTGGTGTTGCAGAACTCTGAGGGACAGTACATGTCTCTGTACCGCAGGGCAGTACAGAGCAGCAGAGTAAGTCCCTCAGCagatacacactctctctctcacacacacacacacactcacaaactatACAAACACCcttaatacacaaacacacacacacacactcacaaactatACAAACACCcttaatacacaaacacacacacacacacacacactacaagcacactcaacacacactctataaacaagcatacacacactaactttACAAACTCAGttgccacacacactaactctacacactcaatacacacgttaactctacaaacacactcaatacAAATGTTAACACACCAACCCTGCACTGATCCAACAAACCAGAGCCCTGCACTAGCCTGCATCTTCAGATCATTCACTCTTACTGCTGTACTGATAAATATTAAGTCGTattgaataaaaacatttgccgaatgctgtaactgtaaatgCTGAAGGACTATAGAACCGGAATAGGCCCTGCTgtgcattattattaataataataataataataataataataataaataataataatcatcatcatcatctttatttaaatagctCACTTAGTTTCTTTGACAGTGGATGAGCCGTCCCATAGGAGGGGTGTCTATAAACTAAGACCAGAGTCATTCGTGAGTCTGGGTTAGTCATGAGACAGTGAGTCTGGGTTAGCAGCAAGGTGTAGTCAACAGTGTAAAGGCCATTGGTAAGCAATGCAAGTACAGTAAAGACTGCTATgaataaataatctaaaatataaataaaatatgaaatgacgCATTGGGATCGTTTAGGGTGGATTTTAAAGTCTTGTGAGGGTATATGGGTGAtggtttgctgtgtgtgatctGCCCTCAGGTGGAAGGTGAGGTGAATTTGGTTGATTCTTTGCTGAAAGTCTCGGATAAGACGGTGTGGCTGATCCTGATGACAGGAGGGGGTCACTTTGCCGGAGCTGTTTTTCAAGGGTCAGTGGAATAGGGACACATTTTCATGCAACATGTGTAGACTAGATGTTCCTGCTTAGATGTGCTCCTAATGAAGTTGTACTAATGTTACAGCAAAGAGGTCTTACAGCATAAGACGTTCCACCGTTACACAGTGCGGGCAAAGCGTGGAACAGCACAGGGACTCCGAGACGCCCAGAACCGTGGCCACACCCCCAAGTCGGCAGGAGCAGCTCTTAGGCGCCACAACGAGGCCGCATTGGTTAAGgtgccccgcccacacacagcCTATTAAACCAGTATTACTATTAAACCAGTATTGTTGTTATTCTTGCCATGTTCAATATTCTTCTCTATGAATGCTGTATTCCATGTTACTTTAGACgtgttttgttttacacacCCTCTTTACTCCTTGATGTTCATGTGTGACCAGGATATTCAAGATCTTCTGAAGAGCTGGTCCGACTATCTGAGTGTGGCCAGTGGCATCTTCCTGCGAGCCCCAAAATATAACCGCTCCGTGTTTTTTGGAGGTCGAGGGGCCCCACTGGAAATAAAGGACAAAAGAATATGTTCGCTCCCATTTGCCACCCGCAGAGCCACGTTCAGTGAAGTGAAGCGTGTCCATGACGTCCTGTCAACCATTCAAATTTATggtttgttaataataataataataatgccaataaaaacagtaataatatgttagtaataataatcatttctGTAATTACAGATAAAAACGTCGACATCTCCAGCATCCTTAGTCCATTGAAGAGAGTGTGGCAGAGAAAGTCACGGAATCCACCGAACCCcatcactcaaacacactctaaTGCAGCAGGTGAACCCTGTCGCTCAAACACATCGACACACCAGGTGAGTTCCACTGCTACACGGAGTCATTCTGCTGCTAAGatgttggctgtgtgtggtctgtgtggtttgtgtggcaGTGCTTTCACAGGTAGAGGAAGATGAGCAGAGCTCAGAAGACGAAGGCTCTGTACAACTTGAGATGGTGGAAGTCACGCTGGGGACTCTGGATTTGAGAGAGCATGAGGTAAAACCAAACAAGAAGAAAcgaagaaaaaggagagagagaaaaacaactgagagagaaggtgagctgctgctgacctctgacctttcacACTGGCAGAACTCTGCTTCGTTTTCTAGAAGCCTGGTCTTTCTGCTGCAGTAACATGGGTGTTTCCTCTGTTTGGATATTTACTGTGTGGACAGGCTCAGGCAGCAGGCGTCCTGTGGCCACGGAGGAGTGTTCGGAACACACTGGACCTGCGAGACACCAGGACACACTGGAGGAAACTCCAGGCCTGAGGAAAGCCAAGAATGAACACGGTACAGGATACCAGTCTCTTTC
This region of Electrophorus electricus isolate fEleEle1 chromosome 2, fEleEle1.pri, whole genome shotgun sequence genomic DNA includes:
- the ankzf1 gene encoding ankyrin repeat and zinc finger domain-containing protein 1, which encodes MATQRSLFDLASDLKLTDGLREIINPPRHGETLSTPEPSALEGFPGERSVCSRLKGAASQGDASHSMLCSACQCALVGREEQMEHYKLDWHRFNLKQRLAGRPPFTVEEFEKKTGAGDMSSISGSDSEDDESDSPEGEEVTCEGRDSSRLSSRVVLQNSEGQYMSLYRRAVQSSRVEGEVNLVDSLLKVSDKTVWLILMTGGGHFAGAVFQGKEVLQHKTFHRYTVRAKRGTAQGLRDAQNRGHTPKSAGAALRRHNEAALVKDIQDLLKSWSDYLSVASGIFLRAPKYNRSVFFGGRGAPLEIKDKRICSLPFATRRATFSEVKRVHDVLSTIQIYDKNVDISSILSPLKRVWQRKSRNPPNPITQTHSNAAVLSQVEEDEQSSEDEGSVQLEMVEVTLGTLDLREHEVKPNKKKRRKRRERKTTEREGSGSRRPVATEECSEHTGPARHQDTLEETPGLRKAKNEHVEGTAVVCEWWEYGLRDALYTACKTGDSETLCTLLQGEEITALHLNTPVDSAGFTLLHVASAAGHKATIRLLLDAGSDPACRDRKGQTPYGVSPDKDTRNTFRKYMAEQPDKYDYTKAQVPGPLTAEIESKKAEKKKAQKVLRRRREREQKEERRRREEEEEERTRFLELSDTEKRALTPQQVAETGVPFTTTRRCWQCGASLLGKVPFEYLHFSFCTTRCVQAHRRANAAPKP